TAAGAAATATTGAATGAAGAAGTAAAATAACTTATGACATTGATAGGTTCAAGAATTGTAATCTTCTCAACCATTTTCCTGATTTCATGAACATAATGAGTCGTCTGTTCTTTGAGCTCATTTATTTTTTCCTCCACCTGATTGGTACTAGTCATAATTTTTATCCTCCTGAGTTAAATATGTAATAAGTGGTGTTACACTCGGCGTAATGACATTCAGTTTTTTTCAAGCTAGCTCGAATCTCTTCAACCGTGGCTTTTATCTGGTTTAGCAGATATTGGACAACAGCTAAACCAAAATAAAAAAAGAGAGGTTTACCCTCTCTTCAAGATATGTGTTTTTCTTTTTTATTAGTACTATTACCCGCCTGTTGGGAAAATAACAGGGCATTGCTGTGGACGAACTACACCCGGACATGTAAACGGTAATTCTGCTCTTGGCTCGCAGAAAGTCGCTAAGAATTCCACAGTAACTGGGAATGTTGATTGAATACTTTGACAAACAGCTACAGTAATGGTTAATGCAGAAAACGTAATTGTACCTGCACCAGCTGTTAATGTTCCAGTTGTACACACGAAACAATCTAAATCTGTGAATAAAATTTCTACATCTGTACCTTTTGGCGCACATAATGTAACTTGTTCACAGCGAGAAAGTGGAATATTATTGCTTGTGAACATAGTGCCGTTCGGTAAACAAACAACTATCGTAACAACAAAATTCTTTTGAATATTTAAATGTTGAAGACATACAGTTGAACCATCAATGGAGAATTGGCGATTCTCACGGTTCAAGATAACAATAGGATTAGTTGTTGATGGAACTACCTTACATGTAACTACCGCACCTGTTAAATCAGTCGTTGGCGTTACTCCTGGAAAAGTAATTGGTCCAGTAGGGGAAAAATCAAACGACATTTCCTTTACAATCCAGTCAAATACCTTATCGACGTTTATACAAATTAGTTCCTGCGCCTGGGATGGCATATTCTCTAGCATCCTTTGACACCTCCATAAAATTTTTATCTTTCGTTTGTATCATATGTTTTTCAGCTATAAGTGTATGGGCTAAATAAATAGTTCAACCTCATATTTAGTAAAAACTTGTGTATCCATATGAATTTTTTTGTTTAATGCCCCACGCTTCAAGGAGATATTAATTTGTTTTTTAGGACCGGTATATTTGTAACAGAAAGTAAATATTTTTAATAAAATATTAATGGACTGAAAGGGGTGAAATACATGGAAGATTCAAAATTGTACTCCACTCAAGATATTGAAAAAGTGAAGGAAAAGATTGAACACTATAGGGAAACGTTAACTTCATTAAAGATGGGGACTTCATTAGAGGATTACCTCTTTATGAAAAAGGAATTTGATGGATTAAAAACACAGATTGCACATTTAGAGGGACTAACAGAAACATTAGATGATAGGCAAAATTCACAAATTAAAAGCTATGAGGAGCAAATAAAGCTACTCTCCACACAAATTGAGCTTTTAAATCAAACCATAGAAGAAATGAATCAAGAAATATTAATCGTTTTAAAAAAGCTACTTACCATGGAAGTTAATGAAGCTCCAGCACCTACTACTACACCCAGTATTGAAAGCCACTCTCCTTTGATAGCTAATGCTGCACAGAGACAACCTACAATTACAATGGCTCAGAATCAATCGGCAATTACCTCCAAACAACCATCTTATAGGTTATTGCAAAATTTGGCAGGGAAAGCAACCAATAAACAATTCGATTTGAACCATACCATCCAATCTTCTGGAACTGAACATCAAAAAAGCATACCCGAAGAACGCCATTTTAATCAACACTATTTTCAATCAGTAAACACGCATCCGAGCCAAGGTCTTTATCGGAATACCAACACAGAATCGACCTTCCATTTTAAAAATGCTACTGATGCAAAGCAAATTCCGGTAAGTATTTATGATCCTACTACCATAAATTCTTCTATTATAGGGGAAACAAAACCTGAAATAATAAGTGAGCCTACTGCCATGGAAACACCTGAAGTGGCGAATAATTTTGGTGGTCTTGAAGCATCTCAAGAAGAAATTCTCGATACTCCTAACGCTATAAATGAGGGACCTGTTAGTCTTGATGTATCTCAAACAGGGAATGAGTCTATCGTTCTCGATTCACCTGAAGCTGTGAATAAGGAGCCTGGCGTTTTGAATTCCTCTGAAACAGTGAATAAGGATACTGTTGTTCTCGATTCCTCTAAAACAGCGAATATAGAAACTGGCGTTCTCGATTCCTCCGAAGCTGTGAATAAGGATACTGTCGTTCTCGATTCCTCTGAAGCTGTGAATAAGGATACTGTCGTTCTCGATTCCTCTGAAGCTGTGAATAAGGAGCCTGTCGTTTTCGATTCCTCTGAAGCTGTGAATAAGGTGCCTGTTGTTTTCGATTCCTCTGAAGCTGTGAATAAGGTGCCTGTTGTTTTCGATTCCTCTGAAGCTGTGAATAAGGATACTGTCGTTCTCGTTTCCTCTGAAACAATGAATGAGCCTGCTATTCTAACTACTTCTGAAGCGTTAAATGAGCAAAATAGCACTAATATGTCACCTACTTTAAAAAGTGACGAATCTGAAGCTATATCAGAAGAAACAATTGAAACCTATATCAACACTCAAGATGTAAACAAGCAACCTGAACAGGAAGAAAAAACTATGGACGAAGAGCATAAAAAAGAAAAGGGCTCATTATTTTCTAATTTCTTCCGAAAATGGACTTAGTTTAAATGGTTTAGTATGAAGAGTAGAACTGAAGATCAATTTCGCCTTGGCGTAATTGTAGCTGCCGCTTTGCTTTCGCTACAGATAAACAATGCGTCCGGATTTTGAGGAGTCTTCTGTATCTGGCTCTTTGCTTTCGATACAAAAAACATTTGCTGAATGAATATAAATCGTCCAATAAGTATGAAAATACATATTGGACTTTTTTTATGTATAACAGGCATGATTCATGCAGATTGAGCAAAGCCCCTCCTAAAGTTTTAACAATAAAAGCTTAAATTTAGATATTTGCCCTGACCCCACAAACATAGCTGAATAGAATAATGAAGAAAGGGGGTGTAAAAATGTGTATGAATTGTATGAATTCAGCGTGCGGCGGCTGCGCAAATAAAAATAATGAGTGTACTGCACTTGGTCCTTTTGAAGCTATAGAAGCTGCATGTATTACTACTCCACCAGCAACAGGCTCGATCATCCCATTCGCATCAGGCACTGTTCCTGTTGCTTTAGCAGCAGTTGCTGGTGGTGCGATCGGTACAGTAAGTATGGTAGGATTCGGCACGTCTATTCCAGGGGTAACTCTTACTGGTACAAATATAGACTTAGCAGGTGCTACTACTGGAATGGAGGCCTTTTCAGTTCCACGTGCAGGTACTATTACATCTATTTCTGCTACCTTGTCTGTAACAGTTGCTGTTGCAACATTTACAGGAACAGCAACAGTCAGAGCACAAATTTACCGCGCGCCTGCGGGAAGTAATCTTTTCAGCCCAACAGATGCATTTGTTGATTTAGCACCAGCTCTC
This genomic stretch from Lysinibacillus pakistanensis harbors:
- a CDS encoding exosporium glycoprotein BclB-related protein, encoding MCMNCMNSACGGCANKNNECTALGPFEAIEAACITTPPATGSIIPFASGTVPVALAAVAGGAIGTVSMVGFGTSIPGVTLTGTNIDLAGATTGMEAFSVPRAGTITSISATLSVTVAVATFTGTATVRAQIYRAPAGSNLFSPTDAFVDLAPALTSLVVGAITFGTRNVTPVPVAAGDRLLMVFSVTTSGAAALVTGNASAGINIV